From the Nodularia sp. NIES-3585 genome, one window contains:
- a CDS encoding DNA-directed RNA polymerase subunit beta'': MTKEKAVFRNRVVDKGQLRKLISWAFTHYGTARTAVMADKLKELGFRYATKAGVSISVDDLMIPPTKRSLLEAAEEEILATETRYQRGEITEVERFQKVIDTWNGTSEALKDEVVVHFKKTDPLNSVYMMAFSGARGNISQVRQLVGMRGLMADPQGEIIDLPIKTNFREGLTVTEYIISSYGARKGLVDTALRTADSGYLTRRLVDVSQDVIIREFDCGTTRGIPVRAMTEGGKILIPLAQRLLGRVVAEDVVHPTTKEVIAARNTPISDDLAIEIQKAGVTQVVTRSPLTCEAARSVCQHCYGWSLAHAKMVDLGEAVGIIAAQSIGEPGTQLTMRTFHTGGVFTGEVAQQVRSKTEGTIRLPRKLRTRTYRTRHGEDALYVEANGIINLEPKKDSSGDQEHQEIHVTQGSTLYVHEGQQVKIGQLLAEVALGGRTTRTNTEKAVKDVASNLAGEVQFADVVPEQKTDRQGNTTTTAARGGLIWVLSGEVYNLPPGAELIVKNGDQVAENGVLAETKLTTVHGGVVRLPEAIAGKSTREIEIITASVVLDQATVTVESSQGRNHYLITTGNNQVFNLRATPGTKVQNGQVVAELIDERYRTNTGGFLKFGGVEVQKKGKAKLGYEVVQGGTLLWIPEETHEVNKDISLLLVEDGQFVEAGTEVVKDIFCQNSGVIEVTQKNDILREVVVKPGELLMVDDPEAVMGRDNTFVQPGEEFQGTVATELRYIQYIESTEGPALLSRPVVEFAVPNNPDVPSTTSISQQTGRSIQMRAVQRLPYKDSERVKSVDGVELLRTQLVLEIEQDGEQDHSASPLAADIELVEDTENAEVQRLQLVILESLVIRRDITADATQGSTQTSLQVEDGDSIAPGSVVASTKILGKEGGIVRGVRAGTEAVRRCLVLRDSDKITMTTSAQPKVKRGDLLVEGAEIAPGIFAEDSGQVLEVINNTAASATGESALAGPQYSINIRVGRPYRVSPGAVLQIEDGDLVQRGDNLVLLVFERAKTGDIIQGLPRIEELLEARKPKEACILARRSGELKVVYADGGDEAIAAKVIEPNGVVTDYPLGPGQNLMMPDGSMISAGEPLSDGPSNPHEILEVFFSLGSEDGIYACASHALQKVQTFLVNEVQMVYQSQGIEISDKHIEVIVRQMTNKVRIDDGGDTTMLPGELVELRQVEQVNEAMAITGGARAQYTPVLLGITKASLNTDSFISAASFQETTRVLTEAAIEGKSDWLRGLKENVIIGRLIPAGTGYNTYEEPGAIDEYAALDSNAVLDEVDDPLDMVLDDRTARTYNLDSPGLAETGFGKRRAERPILDEEDELIADEVSDLVEEEEEDEDDYEEVDDDDDDYDS, encoded by the coding sequence ATGACTAAGGAAAAAGCGGTTTTTCGCAATCGGGTGGTTGACAAAGGTCAATTGAGAAAGTTAATTTCTTGGGCGTTCACCCATTATGGTACGGCGCGCACGGCTGTGATGGCGGATAAGTTGAAGGAGTTGGGTTTTCGTTATGCTACCAAAGCAGGCGTTTCCATCAGTGTAGATGACTTGATGATTCCGCCCACGAAGCGATCGCTCTTAGAAGCAGCAGAGGAGGAAATTCTGGCCACTGAAACTCGTTATCAACGGGGTGAAATTACTGAGGTAGAACGTTTCCAAAAGGTAATTGATACTTGGAATGGTACGAGTGAGGCGCTGAAGGATGAGGTGGTGGTTCACTTTAAGAAAACTGACCCCCTGAACTCGGTTTACATGATGGCTTTCTCTGGGGCGCGGGGTAATATCTCTCAAGTGCGGCAGTTGGTGGGAATGCGGGGACTAATGGCTGACCCCCAAGGGGAAATTATTGACTTACCCATTAAAACCAATTTCCGCGAAGGTCTGACTGTCACCGAATACATTATTTCGTCTTACGGTGCCAGAAAAGGATTGGTAGATACTGCGTTGCGGACTGCTGACTCTGGTTATCTGACCCGTCGTCTGGTGGATGTATCCCAGGATGTAATTATTCGGGAATTTGACTGCGGGACTACCAGAGGTATTCCCGTGCGGGCGATGACCGAAGGGGGCAAAATCTTGATTCCCCTGGCGCAACGCTTGCTAGGACGGGTGGTGGCTGAGGATGTAGTGCATCCCACCACCAAGGAAGTGATTGCAGCCCGCAATACCCCAATTTCTGATGATTTGGCTATAGAAATTCAGAAGGCGGGTGTGACTCAAGTGGTGACGCGATCGCCTCTAACTTGTGAAGCAGCCCGTTCGGTGTGTCAACACTGCTATGGCTGGAGTTTAGCCCACGCGAAGATGGTGGATTTGGGCGAAGCTGTGGGGATTATTGCCGCTCAAAGTATCGGTGAACCGGGTACACAGTTGACCATGCGGACTTTCCACACAGGCGGTGTGTTTACTGGGGAAGTGGCGCAACAAGTCCGTTCTAAAACCGAAGGTACAATCCGTCTCCCCCGGAAATTACGCACCAGAACCTATCGCACCCGCCACGGGGAAGATGCCCTGTATGTGGAAGCCAATGGCATCATCAACTTGGAGCCGAAAAAAGACAGTTCTGGAGACCAAGAGCATCAAGAAATTCATGTGACTCAAGGTTCTACCCTCTATGTCCATGAAGGACAGCAAGTAAAAATCGGTCAGTTGCTGGCAGAAGTGGCTCTGGGTGGGCGAACAACTCGGACTAATACAGAAAAAGCCGTCAAAGATGTAGCTTCTAACTTGGCGGGAGAAGTGCAGTTTGCCGATGTTGTGCCAGAACAAAAAACCGACCGTCAGGGGAATACCACAACCACGGCTGCACGGGGTGGTTTGATTTGGGTGCTGTCTGGAGAAGTTTATAATTTGCCTCCTGGGGCTGAGTTGATTGTCAAAAATGGCGATCAAGTTGCTGAAAATGGAGTTTTGGCAGAAACCAAATTAACCACGGTGCATGGTGGTGTAGTGCGGTTACCAGAAGCGATCGCAGGTAAAAGCACCAGAGAAATTGAAATTATCACCGCCTCTGTGGTCTTAGACCAAGCCACAGTCACTGTGGAAAGTTCCCAAGGTCGTAACCACTATTTAATCACCACTGGTAACAACCAAGTGTTCAACCTCCGGGCTACCCCAGGCACAAAGGTGCAGAATGGTCAAGTTGTGGCTGAGTTGATTGATGAGCGCTATCGCACCAACACTGGGGGATTCCTGAAATTCGGTGGTGTAGAAGTTCAGAAAAAAGGCAAAGCCAAGCTGGGTTATGAAGTCGTCCAGGGTGGCACTTTGCTGTGGATTCCCGAAGAAACCCACGAAGTTAATAAAGATATCTCCTTGCTATTAGTCGAAGACGGCCAGTTTGTCGAAGCCGGCACCGAAGTCGTCAAAGATATCTTCTGCCAAAACAGTGGTGTAATTGAAGTCACCCAGAAAAATGACATCCTCCGGGAAGTGGTGGTCAAGCCTGGGGAACTGCTAATGGTCGATGATCCAGAAGCAGTCATGGGACGCGACAACACTTTTGTCCAACCTGGTGAAGAGTTCCAAGGGACTGTAGCTACAGAATTACGCTACATCCAATATATTGAATCCACAGAAGGCCCGGCATTATTGAGCCGTCCTGTAGTCGAGTTTGCTGTTCCCAACAACCCAGATGTGCCATCCACTACTTCCATTAGCCAACAAACCGGACGTTCCATTCAAATGCGCGCAGTACAACGACTGCCTTATAAAGATTCTGAACGGGTGAAGTCTGTTGATGGTGTGGAACTACTGCGAACTCAGCTAGTGTTGGAAATTGAACAGGATGGTGAACAAGACCATTCTGCCTCTCCTTTAGCCGCAGATATTGAACTGGTTGAAGATACTGAAAATGCCGAAGTTCAACGCTTGCAACTGGTGATTTTGGAATCGTTAGTAATTCGCCGAGATATTACCGCCGATGCTACCCAAGGCAGCACCCAGACGAGTTTGCAGGTGGAGGATGGCGACAGCATTGCCCCTGGTTCTGTGGTAGCCAGCACCAAAATTTTGGGTAAAGAGGGGGGTATAGTGCGGGGTGTGCGAGCCGGCACCGAAGCAGTGCGTCGTTGTTTGGTGTTACGCGATAGCGACAAAATCACTATGACAACTAGCGCTCAACCCAAGGTGAAGAGGGGAGATTTGTTAGTAGAAGGTGCAGAAATTGCTCCGGGAATCTTTGCTGAGGATTCTGGGCAAGTATTGGAAGTAATTAATAATACTGCTGCATCTGCTACTGGGGAATCGGCTCTTGCAGGCCCACAGTATTCCATCAATATCCGCGTTGGTCGTCCCTACCGAGTCAGCCCTGGGGCTGTGTTGCAAATAGAAGATGGGGATTTGGTGCAACGGGGCGACAACTTGGTGTTGTTGGTGTTTGAACGGGCGAAAACTGGAGACATTATCCAAGGTTTGCCCCGGATTGAAGAGTTGCTGGAGGCGCGCAAACCTAAAGAAGCTTGTATTTTGGCGCGGCGCTCTGGTGAACTAAAGGTAGTTTATGCTGATGGTGGTGATGAAGCGATCGCTGCTAAAGTCATAGAACCCAATGGTGTAGTTACAGATTATCCTCTTGGACCTGGACAAAATTTGATGATGCCAGATGGCTCAATGATTTCGGCGGGGGAACCGTTGAGTGATGGTCCATCCAACCCCCATGAAATTTTGGAGGTGTTCTTTAGTCTGGGTTCTGAGGATGGAATTTATGCTTGTGCCAGCCATGCGTTGCAAAAGGTGCAGACATTCTTGGTGAATGAAGTGCAGATGGTGTATCAGTCCCAAGGGATTGAGATTTCTGACAAGCACATTGAGGTAATTGTGCGTCAGATGACCAATAAGGTCAGGATTGATGATGGTGGAGACACTACCATGCTGCCTGGGGAGTTGGTGGAACTGCGCCAAGTGGAGCAGGTGAATGAGGCCATGGCCATTACTGGCGGTGCGAGGGCGCAATATACGCCTGTGCTGTTAGGGATTACGAAGGCATCGTTGAACACCGACAGCTTCATTTCGGCGGCATCTTTCCAAGAGACAACACGGGTGCTAACTGAAGCAGCCATTGAGGGTAAATCTGACTGGCTGCGGGGGTTGAAGGAAAACGTGATTATCGGGCGATTGATTCCGGCTGGTACTGGCTACAATACCTATGAGGAACCAGGGGCGATTGATGAATATGCGGCTCTAGATAGCAATGCCGTATTGGATGAAGTTGATGATCCACTGGATATGGTGCTAGATGACCGCACGGCGCGCACTTACAACTTAGATTCTCCTGGGCTGGCGGAAACTGGATTTGGCAAACGACGTGCCGAAAGACCTATCTTGGATGAAGAAGATGAGTTGATTGCTGATGAAGTGAGCGACCTCGTAGAAGAAGAAGAAGAGGATGAGGATGATTACGAGGAAGTAGATGACGATGACGATGATTACGATAGCTAA